A genomic stretch from Canis lupus baileyi chromosome 3, mCanLup2.hap1, whole genome shotgun sequence includes:
- the C3H1orf159 gene encoding uncharacterized protein C1orf159 homolog isoform X7 translates to MFLQMGVDRDISSAAEPENTLGETPPASRPRCHPSGMLYRSITHTDPMDSPLAIRLGPGICSFIAAPPCQLSTGHPLWMSAAPIPEGQTLCSGIWRSSVPSSWRASWWKLPANPQKVWVSSLNAVWTCWPLTPPARAQACVVQAEQGEGTAGGQWRAGCRQMGTPDSPSLAVSVCISFLPLHGRPPRSPVSCFSGRKRKVRAVG, encoded by the exons CTCCGCAGCAGAGCCTGAGAACACACTTGGGGAAACGCCCCCGGCCTCGCGGCCTCGGTGTCATCCTTCTGGGATGCTGTACAGGTCAATCACCCACACAGACCCCATGGACAGCCCCCTCGCCATCC GCTTGGGACCAGGGATCTGCAGTTTCATAGCAGCCCCGCCCTGCCAGCTAAGCACTGGGCACCCACTCTGGATGTCTGCAGCTCCCATCCCAGAGGGCCAG ACCCTATGTTCTGGAATATGGCGCTCCAGCGTGCCATCCTCCTGGCGGGCCTCCTGGTGGAAGTTGCCAGCAAATCCTCAGAAAGTGTG GGTCAGCAGCCTGAATGCTGTGTGGACATGCTGGCCACTAACACCACCTGCCAGGGCACAGGCCTGTGTGGTCCAG gctgagcagggagaggggactgCAGGAGGGCAGTGGCGTGCTGGCTGCAGGCAGATGGGGACGCCCGACTCTCCATCTCTGGCAGTGAGTGTATGTATATCTTTCCTCCCACTGCATGGGCGTCCTCCACGGAGTCCTGTCTCCTGCTTCTcggggagaaaaaggaaggtcAGAGCCGTtggctga
- the C3H1orf159 gene encoding uncharacterized protein C1orf159 homolog isoform X4 — MFLQMGVDRDISSAAEPENTLGETPPASRPRCHPSGMLYRSITHTDPMDSPLAIRLGPGICSFIAAPPCQLSTGHPLWMSAAPIPEGQTLCSGIWRSSVPSSWRASWWKLPANPQKVWVSSLNAVWTCWPLTPPARAQACVVQHRNLQALPSAGCPCRKVFSPRHIAATDTRMRTAVSAVSAARTAPMALPAVAALLHPPPGPHGLLPTEGLHLQVLEERSLAGVHSSR; from the exons CTCCGCAGCAGAGCCTGAGAACACACTTGGGGAAACGCCCCCGGCCTCGCGGCCTCGGTGTCATCCTTCTGGGATGCTGTACAGGTCAATCACCCACACAGACCCCATGGACAGCCCCCTCGCCATCC GCTTGGGACCAGGGATCTGCAGTTTCATAGCAGCCCCGCCCTGCCAGCTAAGCACTGGGCACCCACTCTGGATGTCTGCAGCTCCCATCCCAGAGGGCCAG ACCCTATGTTCTGGAATATGGCGCTCCAGCGTGCCATCCTCCTGGCGGGCCTCCTGGTGGAAGTTGCCAGCAAATCCTCAGAAAGTGTG GGTCAGCAGCCTGAATGCTGTGTGGACATGCTGGCCACTAACACCACCTGCCAGGGCACAGGCCTGTGTGGTCCAG CATCGCAATCTTCAGGCTCTGCCATCCGCTGGTTGTCCCTGCAGAAAGGTCTTCTCACCACGACACATT GCTGCTACGGACACCAGAATGAGGACGGCAGTGTCAGCTGTGTCCGCTGCACGAACAGCACCTATGGCTCTGCCTGCAGTGGCCGCCCTGCTGCACCCCCCGCCAGGCCCACATGGCCTGCTTCCCACCGAGGGGCTGCATCTCCAAGTTCTGGAGGAACGG TCGCTGGCTGGGGTGCACAGTTCCCGATGA
- the C3H1orf159 gene encoding uncharacterized protein C1orf159 homolog isoform X3 gives MCIQSSNTHWRHEVLSQEVFMCCCCVLTSLWEARKRPPDSEVRRGRAGQQPECCVDMLATNTTCQGTGLCGPGCYGHQNEDGSVSCVRCTNSTYGSACSGRPAAPPARPTWPASHRGAASPSSGGTVAGWGAQFPMNRSAGTPGQPNLGSPQVAASLFLGTLFISSGLILSVAGFFYLKRTSKLPKVFYGRNKAPALQPGEAAAMIPPPQPSVRKPRYVRRERPLDRDVGPQAISSVEARVSNV, from the exons ATGTGTATTCAGTCATCAAACACTCACTGGCGACACGAAGTTCTGTCCCAGGAGGTGTTCATGTGCTGTTGCTGTGTCCTCACCTCACTCTGGGAAGCCAGGAAGCGGCCACCTGATTCTGAAGTTAGAAGAGGCAGAGCC GGTCAGCAGCCTGAATGCTGTGTGGACATGCTGGCCACTAACACCACCTGCCAGGGCACAGGCCTGTGTGGTCCAG GCTGCTACGGACACCAGAATGAGGACGGCAGTGTCAGCTGTGTCCGCTGCACGAACAGCACCTATGGCTCTGCCTGCAGTGGCCGCCCTGCTGCACCCCCCGCCAGGCCCACATGGCCTGCTTCCCACCGAGGGGCTGCATCTCCAAGTTCTGGAGGAACGG TCGCTGGCTGGGGTGCACAGTTCCCGATGAACAGGAGTGCGGGGACGCCCGGACAGCCGAATCTTG GGAGCCCTCAGGTGGCAGCCTCTCTCTTCCTGGGGACCCTCTTCATCAGCTCTGGCCTCATCCTGTCGGTGGCTGGGTTCTTCTACCTGAAGCGTACCAGTAAACTCCCCAAGGTCTTCTACGGGAGAAACAAAG CCCCTGCTCTGCAGCCTGGCGAAGCC gCCGCCATGATCCCCCCGCCACAGCCCTCAG TGCGGAAGCCGCGCTATGTGAGGCGCGAGCGGCCCTTGGACAGGGACGTGGGCCCCCAAGCCATCTCCTCGGTGGAGGCCCGGGTTAGCAACGTCTGA
- the C3H1orf159 gene encoding uncharacterized protein C1orf159 homolog isoform X6, whose product MFLQMGVDRDISSAAEPENTLGETPPASRPRCHPSGMLYRSITHTDPMDSPLAIRLGPGICSFIAAPPCQLSTGHPLWMSAAPIPEGQTLCSGIWRSSVPSSWRASWWKLPANPQKVWVSSLNAVWTCWPLTPPARAQACVVQAATDTRMRTAVSAVSAARTAPMALPAVAALLHPPPGPHGLLPTEGLHLQVLEERSLAGVHSSR is encoded by the exons CTCCGCAGCAGAGCCTGAGAACACACTTGGGGAAACGCCCCCGGCCTCGCGGCCTCGGTGTCATCCTTCTGGGATGCTGTACAGGTCAATCACCCACACAGACCCCATGGACAGCCCCCTCGCCATCC GCTTGGGACCAGGGATCTGCAGTTTCATAGCAGCCCCGCCCTGCCAGCTAAGCACTGGGCACCCACTCTGGATGTCTGCAGCTCCCATCCCAGAGGGCCAG ACCCTATGTTCTGGAATATGGCGCTCCAGCGTGCCATCCTCCTGGCGGGCCTCCTGGTGGAAGTTGCCAGCAAATCCTCAGAAAGTGTG GGTCAGCAGCCTGAATGCTGTGTGGACATGCTGGCCACTAACACCACCTGCCAGGGCACAGGCCTGTGTGGTCCAG GCTGCTACGGACACCAGAATGAGGACGGCAGTGTCAGCTGTGTCCGCTGCACGAACAGCACCTATGGCTCTGCCTGCAGTGGCCGCCCTGCTGCACCCCCCGCCAGGCCCACATGGCCTGCTTCCCACCGAGGGGCTGCATCTCCAAGTTCTGGAGGAACGG TCGCTGGCTGGGGTGCACAGTTCCCGATGA
- the C3H1orf159 gene encoding uncharacterized protein C1orf159 homolog isoform X5 — MFWNMALQRAILLAGLLVEVASKSSESVGQQPECCVDMLATNTTCQGTGLCGPGCYGHQNEDGSVSCVRCTNSTYGSACSGRPAAPPARPTWPASHRGAASPSSGGTVAGWGAQFPMNRSAGTPGQPNLGSPQVAASLFLGTLFISSGLILSVAGFFYLKRTSKLPKVFYGRNKAPALQPGEAAAMIPPPQPSVRKPRYVRRERPLDRDVGPQAISSVEARVSNV; from the exons ATGTTCTGGAATATGGCGCTCCAGCGTGCCATCCTCCTGGCGGGCCTCCTGGTGGAAGTTGCCAGCAAATCCTCAGAAAGTGTG GGTCAGCAGCCTGAATGCTGTGTGGACATGCTGGCCACTAACACCACCTGCCAGGGCACAGGCCTGTGTGGTCCAG GCTGCTACGGACACCAGAATGAGGACGGCAGTGTCAGCTGTGTCCGCTGCACGAACAGCACCTATGGCTCTGCCTGCAGTGGCCGCCCTGCTGCACCCCCCGCCAGGCCCACATGGCCTGCTTCCCACCGAGGGGCTGCATCTCCAAGTTCTGGAGGAACGG TCGCTGGCTGGGGTGCACAGTTCCCGATGAACAGGAGTGCGGGGACGCCCGGACAGCCGAATCTTG GGAGCCCTCAGGTGGCAGCCTCTCTCTTCCTGGGGACCCTCTTCATCAGCTCTGGCCTCATCCTGTCGGTGGCTGGGTTCTTCTACCTGAAGCGTACCAGTAAACTCCCCAAGGTCTTCTACGGGAGAAACAAAG CCCCTGCTCTGCAGCCTGGCGAAGCC gCCGCCATGATCCCCCCGCCACAGCCCTCAG TGCGGAAGCCGCGCTATGTGAGGCGCGAGCGGCCCTTGGACAGGGACGTGGGCCCCCAAGCCATCTCCTCGGTGGAGGCCCGGGTTAGCAACGTCTGA
- the C3H1orf159 gene encoding uncharacterized protein C1orf159 homolog isoform X2 encodes MCCCCVLTSLWEARKRPPDSEVRRGRAGQQPECCVDMLATNTTCQGTGLCGPASQSSGSAIRWLSLQKGLLTTTHCCYGHQNEDGSVSCVRCTNSTYGSACSGRPAAPPARPTWPASHRGAASPSSGGTVAGWGAQFPMNRSAGTPGQPNLGSPQVAASLFLGTLFISSGLILSVAGFFYLKRTSKLPKVFYGRNKAPALQPGEAAAMIPPPQPSVRKPRYVRRERPLDRDVGPQAISSVEARVSNV; translated from the exons ATGTGCTGTTGCTGTGTCCTCACCTCACTCTGGGAAGCCAGGAAGCGGCCACCTGATTCTGAAGTTAGAAGAGGCAGAGCC GGTCAGCAGCCTGAATGCTGTGTGGACATGCTGGCCACTAACACCACCTGCCAGGGCACAGGCCTGTGTGGTCCAG CATCGCAATCTTCAGGCTCTGCCATCCGCTGGTTGTCCCTGCAGAAAGGTCTTCTCACCACGACACATT GCTGCTACGGACACCAGAATGAGGACGGCAGTGTCAGCTGTGTCCGCTGCACGAACAGCACCTATGGCTCTGCCTGCAGTGGCCGCCCTGCTGCACCCCCCGCCAGGCCCACATGGCCTGCTTCCCACCGAGGGGCTGCATCTCCAAGTTCTGGAGGAACGG TCGCTGGCTGGGGTGCACAGTTCCCGATGAACAGGAGTGCGGGGACGCCCGGACAGCCGAATCTTG GGAGCCCTCAGGTGGCAGCCTCTCTCTTCCTGGGGACCCTCTTCATCAGCTCTGGCCTCATCCTGTCGGTGGCTGGGTTCTTCTACCTGAAGCGTACCAGTAAACTCCCCAAGGTCTTCTACGGGAGAAACAAAG CCCCTGCTCTGCAGCCTGGCGAAGCC gCCGCCATGATCCCCCCGCCACAGCCCTCAG TGCGGAAGCCGCGCTATGTGAGGCGCGAGCGGCCCTTGGACAGGGACGTGGGCCCCCAAGCCATCTCCTCGGTGGAGGCCCGGGTTAGCAACGTCTGA
- the C3H1orf159 gene encoding uncharacterized protein C1orf159 homolog isoform X1: MFWNMALQRAILLAGLLVEVASKSSESVGQQPECCVDMLATNTTCQGTGLCGPASQSSGSAIRWLSLQKGLLTTTHCCYGHQNEDGSVSCVRCTNSTYGSACSGRPAAPPARPTWPASHRGAASPSSGGTVAGWGAQFPMNRSAGTPGQPNLGSPQVAASLFLGTLFISSGLILSVAGFFYLKRTSKLPKVFYGRNKAPALQPGEAAAMIPPPQPSVRKPRYVRRERPLDRDVGPQAISSVEARVSNV; this comes from the exons ATGTTCTGGAATATGGCGCTCCAGCGTGCCATCCTCCTGGCGGGCCTCCTGGTGGAAGTTGCCAGCAAATCCTCAGAAAGTGTG GGTCAGCAGCCTGAATGCTGTGTGGACATGCTGGCCACTAACACCACCTGCCAGGGCACAGGCCTGTGTGGTCCAG CATCGCAATCTTCAGGCTCTGCCATCCGCTGGTTGTCCCTGCAGAAAGGTCTTCTCACCACGACACATT GCTGCTACGGACACCAGAATGAGGACGGCAGTGTCAGCTGTGTCCGCTGCACGAACAGCACCTATGGCTCTGCCTGCAGTGGCCGCCCTGCTGCACCCCCCGCCAGGCCCACATGGCCTGCTTCCCACCGAGGGGCTGCATCTCCAAGTTCTGGAGGAACGG TCGCTGGCTGGGGTGCACAGTTCCCGATGAACAGGAGTGCGGGGACGCCCGGACAGCCGAATCTTG GGAGCCCTCAGGTGGCAGCCTCTCTCTTCCTGGGGACCCTCTTCATCAGCTCTGGCCTCATCCTGTCGGTGGCTGGGTTCTTCTACCTGAAGCGTACCAGTAAACTCCCCAAGGTCTTCTACGGGAGAAACAAAG CCCCTGCTCTGCAGCCTGGCGAAGCC gCCGCCATGATCCCCCCGCCACAGCCCTCAG TGCGGAAGCCGCGCTATGTGAGGCGCGAGCGGCCCTTGGACAGGGACGTGGGCCCCCAAGCCATCTCCTCGGTGGAGGCCCGGGTTAGCAACGTCTGA